The Alnus glutinosa chromosome 1, dhAlnGlut1.1, whole genome shotgun sequence region CGCTCGAGCTCAACATGGATGCGCTAAAGCCCATTCGGGTGAAAGGTGTTGTTGTGGGCACGTGCGCTCGAGCTCAACAGGGCTGTGCTTGAGcctattttcagaaaatccAAATTTTTCAGCCTTTTTGCCTCAAAACCCCAATTTccctctcaatgacctgcaaaacactaaaacatcaaaactagccaaaaatatcataaaataacaaaaccaaaGGTTTAACgaatgcaaattaaggagtccaaatatataatatttgtgaCTCATCAATAGTtatttagttatatagaatatattagacttactacttgctaacattatagttacttagttaagGTTTATCGGATGgtctatcaatcatattattctatcatgatcgatcgaacattCACTGTGTCAAATTTGGTTAATTAAACATTCATATCACAATAGATTGGACCGATGCACtaggatgaattagatattcgatCAACCTTTCAATTGTGTCACGTTTGATCGCTAAGattaatgcactaggatcgatcaaaGTATACACCAGGTtcgattggatgattctattgatcctatgatcctatcatgattgatcaaattagtacttaggatcaatcgctcgttagatcgaacattcactgtgtcaagtttgattgatcgaagaTTCGTATCATAATAGATCGGACCGATGTACTTGGTTGAATTAGATATTTGATCAAATCTCAATGTGTCAAGTTTGATAAATCATTTGATCATGTCATGATCGATAagactaatgcactatgatcgatcaGAGCAATTTGATGATTCTATCGAtgctatgatcctatcatgattgattggactagtacttaggatcaatcgcacgttagattgAACATTcactctctctatatatatatatatatatatatatattaatgttatatatagtatatagggttagagttattataaatggagtcttttttttttttttttttaaaacgattggagccgttttagaaaagcggctcaaattagaatcgttttgttaaaatggcttAAACGAAAACGGCTCAAACaagcccttttttttcttttttttttttttaagtgaatgCATGATTGAAGGGACGGCCACACAGCATACAACGCTGCCTTCATTAACTTCCGACCAAAATCCTCTCATGGAGATAGGATTTTAATTAGTATTTCACAGCTTCTTTCTTGGATATGGAAAACTGAGCAAACTTGCGTTATAATTCATAATTGATGAAGTAATTAAGAATAGACGGCAAATTTTGAAGCcctatagaatttttttttctctcttttctttaaagGATTGATTTTGCTAAACAAATTAAACTCAAACATATAATATTGTTGCCTGATTCTACACAGCACCCCACCACATAACTaactctttgttttttgttttaattactattttattaCTAACTGTACCTTCGTCATACAAGCAAAGGAGAAGGATCACATGGAATTTCTGACGAATTGTAGTGGATTCCAAAGCTTGACTTAAACAAGCCTCAATCTAATTAAGTGGCTCATCCCATTTATAATCAAGTGTTggtatattttaatattaaaataaataaatattattggAGAGTGGTGTTTTCATAAAAATAGGACTCATTCATAAGAACCAAAAAATTGTATTACTTTATGgtaaattatattattggagAGTGCTCAAGGTTTTTATAATATTAGGAAATAATCCAACCGAGACTAGCCCATTTCAAAATTATAGGCTGGAAGGGTCTGCACAGGTCCATGAagacttctttcttcttcttcctttttttttttttttttttttttttttttttttttttttttttttttatcacttgaaGCTCACGAAAACACGGTTTATCTATAGATATATTTAGCTTGGTGCTCACCAGCCTTGGATAGATAATATCCCAGGATTACCGTATCCTGAGATCGTCGTGAAGAATATTTGTACCGGGTCACCCTAGAAGCAAATACGCCTCGAGAGACCAAGGCCGGTGAGTATGCCGTAAGTTATTCTCAGATAGTAATGTCCCGAGACAACGGAAAGAATTTGTTCAGTATAGCTCGATCCAGATTAGTCTCGAATATGAGGTATTCGTGGAAAGAATCCACCCCAAGATCTTTGGAAAAGTTGTTGAAAGGTCTTAATCTTGGATTCTCTGGAATCAACTCTAAGGGATAAGATCTCAATTCTGGATTCTTATATATCAACTCTTATCCCACACAATTCAGGATAAAAGCcctattcaaattcaaattgagaCAGCCCAAGCTAAACAGGACTCCCTGCCTAAATAAGTCCATATGTGAAAGATAATTATTGTGTTTTTAGTGCTAAATACGAATTGTCTTAAAAATTGTCCCAACATATAACAAAACCGGATTTAATCCAGACGAAAAGGATGTAAAGAGCAAGATTTTGTACTTGAGTCCGATCTCATTTCGTTTTAAGTTTagtatttcttttaaaattttgatattaacttttttataatttcatcaACTTCTAAATAAGACTAATATATACACTGTCAAAACTAATTAAGCTGCGTCTCTgcttaatccaatccataacatttttttttttttttttgagaggatCCAATCCATAACATGACTACACAACAAAACgaaacataaaacaaatatatcctCGAAACAACAAAACAACCTGTATTACCCACCTGTATAACTGAATTGCCGTACCAAGAAACTTTCTTATCCACAAACTGTATTACCcacctctctctgtctctctgtctctttgtctctctcaaaGCATTGTGCTGTGGCCTGCGGTCAGCAACCAACGGCCATTGAATCTGAGAAAACATACAAAAAAACGAAGGCAAAAGTCCGCCCTGGACATGAGTCAGCAGGCACGCACCAGCCTGTGGGTGTTAGCCACTTGTAACACCAATCCGAACATCCATCATTGAATATGTGAAtattaaataacaataataataaagttaTGAGATGGGGCCCATGCATGGTTGTGGCCTTCTTACTTTCCACGTCAACTAACCAGACACGGTTGCTTTTTTCTTCATATCCACAAATAATTAAAACGAGAAAATAGGAGACTATGAGTCAAGCAAGGTTTACTATTAAGTATTGTTTAGACTAATTAAACTTTGAATTATTGGCAGGAGCAtaatttccattaaaaaaaattaaaattaaaattaaacatgAATAATTCAACAAAGGCCAACCTTGGGTTTATCACGTCCATGGCCCATGGCCCTAGAAGGATAGAAGTAAGATAACAATTAACAAAGGACAATTAATTAAGCTGCTAAATCAGCATAAATAATCCAAAACTTAATCCCATCTGCTTAAACGAACAGATCCAATAATTTTATGCGGCCCAACTTGGGCGTTCTCACAGAACGACACGTGGCTTACTCTTTTTTTCTAGCGCTTTctgatttatatttttccctgGTCCCTCCCCTATATAACATCAGCTTCGGATTTCCTCAAACTTCACAAACTCTTTTCTACCAAGAATTCACCGTTTAACTGTCGGTTTGTGATCTCTGAGAGAGCTTTTTGttgttcaattttttcttgTAAAAGTTTCCAACTGGGTTTCGTTTTCTGGGTCCGAAACTGCGTTTCGGGTGGTgaaaaccttttttcttttttcctaaaaatcaGGTATGGAGATTTCTGTGATTGGGACCTCTCAGGTGAAGATTGGGAAAACCGATTTGGCGTACAGGGAGCTGGGTTTTTCTGATCTGAGAGGTGTTGGGAAGGTGTTTTCTGCGAATAGCAGGGTCTGTTTCGGGCAGAGCACGAGGTGGAGAAAGGCTCGGGTCCGATTCGCGTTGAAGGCTGTTCAGTCTGAACCGCTCCGGTCCGAGAAAGTCTCGGTTTCTGCCAGAAGATCCAAATCGGTGAGTTcttttttcgttaatttattattttggttagtgatgtgtttggttgcttagaaaaagaaaattataacaaTTTGAAATAAGTCTTAGTAATTTGCTTTTCgcatttcattttcttatgaaaattcgtccttttttcatttttcattttttttttcttcttatttttttacgGATTAGCATTGTTGCCTTATATAACTGGAATTATAGGGCCATCTggattttggttgaaattgtttttatgcaatatttgaaatgTTATGTAAGTTTCCTTGGTTCCCTTGCCAAGAGAATTTAGTTATTACCTGTGCCAGACGTTAATCATGCTATCATAACATACATGCCAAAATTTGTATGGGATAATCAATTTGAGGCGTTAAGAAACGGGATCAGGATCCTATAGGTTTTCTAGAACCATTGCCTTCAATTAACTGATTCAGATTTTGTCACCTCAGAATACAACTCAATGAGATACAATTAATTGAGAAAAAAGATTAAAGACCCTCTACAGATAATAAATATTGAGATGGTTAAAtatgattcattttcttaaaaataattgttagaatTTTAAGACTCTAACGTGAACCTAACCTATGAAATTTAGAGGATCCTAACTTACCAAAGCCAGAGGAAATAAATGGAAAATATACAACTGATTCACTTATTCTTCTTAAGTTATTGCTTAGAGAGTTCCTGCTCTTTTGGCTTGGTGTATTTCTTATGATACCAAATTTAACATCTTGTtatctttgaataatttttCGCAGCATGATCGTGTAAGATTATTTGTTGGGCTGCCGTTGGATGCCGTTTCCGACTGCAATGCAGTAAACCATGCTAAAGCAATTGCAGTTGGCCTAAAAGCTTTGAAGCTGTTGGGAGTGGAAGGTGTAGAGCTCCCAGTTTGGTGGGGAATAGTAGAGAAAGAAGCCATGGGGAAGTATAATTGGTCAGGCTATCTTGCTCTTGCCGAGATGGTTCAGAAAGTGGGTCTCAAGCTTCATGTGTCGCTTTGCTTCCATGCatctaaacaaacaaaaatatcacTCCCTGATTGGGTATCCCGGATTGGCGAATCCCAACCCGGTATTTTTTTCACTGATCGGGCAGGACAGCATTACAAAGAGTGCCTATCATTAGCTGTTGATGATCTTCCTGTTCTTGATGGGAAGACTCCGATCCAAGTGTACCATGAATTTTGTGAGAACTTTAAGTCTTCTTTCTCACCTTTCATGGGTTCCACAATCACGGTAAGAAGTTTGTTTCCAAAATTCTATCATTAGCAGCTCCTGTACTATTTCTTATTATGGGTACTGATGGTTATGGATTGCTATTTTTCAGGGCATCTCTATGGGTCTAGGACCAGGTGGTGAGCTCCGATATCCTTCACACCACAGGCAAGCCAAAAGTAATAAAATCCCAGGAGTTGGAGAATTCCAGTGTTATGATAAAAACATGCTTAGCATTTTAAAGCAACATGCTGAAGCAACCGGTAATCCGTTATGGGGACTCGGCGGTCCTCATGATGCCCCGACTTATGACCAGTCGCCCAACACGAACAACTTCTTCAGGGACGACGGTGGATCATGGGAGTCTCCATATGCTGACTTCTTCCTTTCCTGGTACTCAAACCAGCTCATATCTCATGGAAATCGTCTCCTCTCCCTTGCCTCTTCAAGTTTCAGTGAGACTGCAGCTACTGTATATGGCAAAGTACCACTGATGCACTCTTGGTACAAAACCCGATCCCATCCATCTGAGCTCACAGCTGGGTACTATAACACAATCAGTAGAGACGGTTATGAAGCGGTAGCAGAGATGTTTGCAAGGAATTCATGCAAAATGATTTTGCCAGGGATGGACCTGTCAGCTGAGCACCAGCCACATGAGTCCCTCTCAAGTCCTGAGTTATTACTTGCAGATATCAGGACAAGTTGCAGAAAGCATGGAGTCGAGGTTTCTGGACAAAACTCATCAGCTTCTGGGGCTGCTGGTGGCCTTGAACAGATAAAGAAGAATTTGTTGGGTGAGACTGCTGTGGACTTGTTCATTTATCAGAGAATGGGAGCTTATTTTTTCTCTCCGGAGCATTTTCCTTCGTTCACAGCGTTCGTCCGGAATCTTAATCAACCAGAATTGCAATCAGATGATCTgcctgaagaagaaaaagaagctgCTGACTCTCTACGCGTAAGTTCAGAATCAGGCGTTCACATGCAAGCAGCTTAGTAAGAGTTGGAAATATATTCCTGTAaataattacttatcaaaaaaaaattcctgtaaAAATATAGAACAATATCTGTATTGTATCAATTGTATAAGAAgacacttataaaaaaaaaaaaaaaaaattgtataagaaGACGCTGTATTCGAAAAGGTATACTAGAGAATAGCTAAGTACATCCTGGTTTAATGGACTCCGCGCTTTGCATGATGTTCTAAAAATTTAGTTGGGATTCACTCGggttacaaaaaaagaaagctcTAATTGCATGGGCAAATTTATCTTAAGCTTGCTCTTTCCAAGAAGGAATCATTAATTTATCTATAGGCAGTTTCCCAGTTCCTCTCAAGACTATCCCTGTAAGGAGGAAGCAGCATATTCTCTTTAAGATTAATTTTAGAAGCtattcttttatcatttttgtgtttttttaaaaaatgatgaagGTTTTAAAATCACCGCtcgatcaaaatttaataatgttttAAAAACCATATCATTCTTAGATGGACTCAAAAGTGACAAAAGAATGATTTATAACCTTACTCTTCCCATACACATATGCATCAATCTTATGGATAAGAAGGAACAATGTTTAGCAAATACAATATCTTTTGTAGGGATAAGAACAAATACAATATCTTTTGTATGGATGAGAAGGCCAATGTTCCACAAATACAATATCTAGAATACAAATTGGAAAAATCCTCTATCCAAACTTGTTTTCCAGTTTCACTCAAAGCTTCCGTAGCAAGTTTGTATGCTACCTCATTTGCTCCTTTTTTGAAATGATTAATTTGTCACCCTCGCAAATTATTGAGACAAGATAACTCTTGCATCTTCAATGAATTGATCCTATATACTCCTATTTCTCCGAAATATTTTTAGTGTCTGCTCAATCTGGAGAGCATCACATTCTAACACAATCTTCTGCAATCCCAACTCTTTGTTAAAAACAACACCAACCAAAGTGTCAAAGCCTTAGCAACTATTGGGCATAAGGGATATGATATGAGACTATTTTCCTTTTATGCTACGTTAATTAcaacgtaaaatgatttttgacgaaatcattttcagaaaaaaatgattttttcggAAATATTTTTCAGCGTTTGTCTCGCACAAAAAATTTAGGAAAGGCGTAAATCAAAGTTTGGAAACtctcgccggaatccgacaacgtcTGGTcgtcgttgccggattccgacgagCAAGTATGGCCGGATCCGTCCAAATCTAGTCGGATCTTGGCCAAATCCGACCGAATAAATGGTCGGATCCTAGCAATTTTGGTCAAATCCGACTGGCTTCTAACCATGGCTGGATTTCGGCTTGATTTCGGTCAGAATTTGGTCTACCAGATCCGACAACAGTGACtagatgttgtcggattccggaATCGACAGGATTTCGATGATCAAATGTTGCCGGATTCTAGCGCCGGATGGATTCCGACGACTGACTATTGTTGGATTCCAATAATTGGATATCAAATGTGCGTATAAGAACCAAGAAtctaatttcagaaaatgaaaactgtaaatcgattttcaaaaattaaataagttttttacagtaaaactgaaaataatttttgttgaccattattttcgtccctaccaaacacggtaaaataccgaaatcatttttcagaaatcattttacgccgaaacaaacagagcattaattACTAGAGATTTGCTTTAGTTGGCAACAGATTATTTTGCAAGCTCTTCACGTCAATATTTTCATGGCATTAGGAACTCTCATTTGCCAAATCCTCTTCCATATGCTTCGTTGAACCATAGCTTGTGAGCATCCCCCTTCCCTTTCACACTCCTCTCCTTCTCTAGCCTCTAGGTGATATAAACTTCTTACTGAAAACTCACCATTGGACGTGCTTCTTCATAACAATTGATTTTATTGATGAAAGGGACCTATTGACATTTGACATATTATAACTACTTCATCTACTTGTAACACTTTGGGTGTTGAATacaaatattattcaaatttacTGCGCGAATtatgaggtttgactttgtaagataaaatttaaaaaaattaaataaaatataatttttttaaaaaaaaaagtagaatattattcTGAATATCATTCGAACCAAACACACCTTACGTGAACTAAAAAGATATTCAacctttttgttgttgttaataAGCTCTGCTGCTCCTGCATCTTCATTTAAGATCCTTCTAGGCCGCGATTAAAGCATAGGATGTTGGTATAGGAATGCATTTATCTTTCCAAATCTTAATTGACTCATCGTCTTCTATTCTTCATGTGAAGCCGGCTTTGAAAAAATATCTGTCGAAACATTTCAACACGTACGAGTCGACTTCCACAGGCAAACAGATGCGAGGTCGAatgcaatttttgtttttcgaCAGAAGTTGGAGGCAAGGACAGAAATGTTTATATTTTCGACTGTTTCCGATCCGACTCACCTCGACAAAAGTTTTAGAAAAGCAATAGCAAAACAACATCATTTTAGGTTTATTTAATCGAATATTTTCAAGTTAAAACGCTACCGTTGTAATTCAACAAATATTCATCATCTATTCGTTTTGCGCCGTTCGTTCTTCCTCAACTCATCATCTTCCCAACGTCCCTTAACCCAAAAagcaaatgatatttgtatacaCGCTCACACTTAATGTGAAATTCATGTATGTGAAGATTCAGATACTCTTCATTTCAAACGAAATGGTGAGGAGCCAATTGATGGTCAAAATTATCTTAAAAAGATCTAAGGTTATAAATTTGCCACGTCATTTAAAAGCTAGGAAACGGCATCTCAAAGAAAACGTTCAACGTTATCGTCAAATCCCTACTCCTCCATCCAAACCTAAATTTCCTCTTCCAACCCCATGTCTGCTAGAAAATCTGATCCCCAAGAGGTTGGGGTGTTTAAGCCGGGAAAGGTGCTCGAACAAGGAATCGGCGTCGCAAAGATCGACGTCCCTAATGTTTCGAGGACCTTGATGGCCAGGTCTCTGGGGGAGGATGGCTTCGTAGACGGGCCCACACCGGCCCTCTACGAGCTGGGACTCCTTGCCTAAGTGTGATGTGGCGATGATTAGATCTTTGAAATCATGTTGATTAGGGGCTTCTCGAACATCACCACTGGGCCGACGTTGGTTCTCTTATGTCGGCGACCCATGATGTCCCTGACTCGGTTTTGAATAAGAACGGCCCGATTTCTTAAATTCTTGAACGACAATTGGACCGGCTTGGGGATTGCCCACTTGTTCTTTTTCGCCGTTGTTTTCCTTCTGTACAACAAacttgtgtttttgtttatggGGTGGAGTTCTTGGCCTTTTTGTTGTATTAATTGTATTTCCATATAACATTGAATACAACTCACTAAAACAAATGGCGTTAACAATCCATTCCAGATGATTCTACAAGCTTCCATTAATAATCAATCATCCGATCCTCTCTCAGATGATGCCATCTGTCCCATCTCTTTCCACATGATGCCAGGTGCATCTCGTTTCAGGAGCTCcccaatttccaccgagcgccATAGAATCCATTGTCCTGCTTTAGTTCAATAGCAGaatccattttctttcttctcattTGAGTGCTCTAATACGTACTTCCTCAACCCTTCCCGTCCATACTCTCACACAAAACCCTCAACTCAGGCCTCGCGGGGGTCACCGAATCTGAACCCACATCACCACTCGGGTCAACCTGGATTTGGGTCATCTAGGTCTCCGAAATTGATGAAGAAGGGTCTTCTGGGTTGGTTTGGCTGGTCTAACCTTGTGAGGCACATGGTTCAATTTTGGAGATAAACTGAGCCGACTCGGTGCAGTGGGTCTGAGTTTTTTTTCTAACTTGAGCGATTCCAGGAGGTGGAATCGTTCTGTGAGCGAGTTCTGGAGGGCAGTGAAGTGAGCGTCGAGGTCGGACCACGTTAGAGACCAATGAAATCTTGGTGTTTTTGTTGTATTAATCAAAATGGAAAGCCCAGAATGAATGAACGCCGATTTGCCAAATTTCAGGTACGTGGCTAAGCTAACTTTTTCGGTGAAGTTGTTAGGCGAAATGTTCGAGAAATTAAGGCCACTGAGTGGAGGGAAATCGAAAGGGAAAGTACCGTTCATGGAGTTGTTGGACAAGTCTAATTGCTTCAACGATTGAAGAAACGAAATGGGTTTGATATTGCTTGCAATTTTGCAGCTTTGACTAGAACAATCCATGAACCACAACTCTTTCTCCAATTCCATTGCCTTCACCATCATCGTCCGATCAGATTTTCTAGCAGACATGGGATGGAAGAGGAAGGGATTTGACGATAACGTTGAACGTTTTTAACCTTCGATCTTTTTAAGACAATCTTGGCCATCAACCGGCGTCTCTCCATTTCAAacgaaatggagaggatccgatTCCTGCGTGTGAGACCCAGACCAAATGTAATTGGGTATACAAAAAAGTGtgtacatataaacacatctcAACCCAAAATACCTTAGAATCCCATCTTTCCTCGTTTTTCGCCGTTCATTCTCTTTCAGACACTTCATCTTCCCAACTTTCCCATCTCTAAGTCCCCCTACTCTCATTTCCCTTCCCTTCTCGTCTCTTTTCACACCCACCACACCACTGCAACCCTGCGCTCATCTTCTCCTTTCTCTGTCTTTGGCGTCTCCAGACTCTCCACATCACCGCAATCCCGTGTTCATCATCTTCCTTCCCTTCCACCGTACCATTGCTGCACCCACTTCTCCACCACCATCTTTTTTTCGTCTTCG contains the following coding sequences:
- the LOC133881275 gene encoding inactive beta-amylase 9, producing the protein MEISVIGTSQVKIGKTDLAYRELGFSDLRGVGKVFSANSRVCFGQSTRWRKARVRFALKAVQSEPLRSEKVSVSARRSKSHDRVRLFVGLPLDAVSDCNAVNHAKAIAVGLKALKLLGVEGVELPVWWGIVEKEAMGKYNWSGYLALAEMVQKVGLKLHVSLCFHASKQTKISLPDWVSRIGESQPGIFFTDRAGQHYKECLSLAVDDLPVLDGKTPIQVYHEFCENFKSSFSPFMGSTITGISMGLGPGGELRYPSHHRQAKSNKIPGVGEFQCYDKNMLSILKQHAEATGNPLWGLGGPHDAPTYDQSPNTNNFFRDDGGSWESPYADFFLSWYSNQLISHGNRLLSLASSSFSETAATVYGKVPLMHSWYKTRSHPSELTAGYYNTISRDGYEAVAEMFARNSCKMILPGMDLSAEHQPHESLSSPELLLADIRTSCRKHGVEVSGQNSSASGAAGGLEQIKKNLLGETAVDLFIYQRMGAYFFSPEHFPSFTAFVRNLNQPELQSDDLPEEEKEAADSLRVSSESGVHMQAA